Proteins from a single region of Osmerus eperlanus chromosome 26, fOsmEpe2.1, whole genome shotgun sequence:
- the ticam1 gene encoding TIR domain-containing adapter molecule 1 gives MLSIFLLPVLAVYPLKEDKTIITLQKKMEREDRTIREDSLEGGTELVDVFRILSDLPKERLHSLTLKLGSSPAEKLTHAMSLISLRRGTEALDKLQTLEGNGIAKYLSERVNICGVTLNNFRVDRTAMAEDNLIYLARIFKLLAEERLCETFLRDCAYKRALKACRHTEGTYKEGQKYTHLDQLKKEAKKVCGPRIEDVIQDTFSFKNLPSGEYCSSLHESNTALKTQTSGNHPLSNQSLPSSLQTYISQGLPTHLEISVSEDKIFSKLPPNQMESPAAHCFDNTEKDVLQYYSKSQMTNGPPPINKVNTSISPHIPSSSAQNCSPSMKTETNPNTFPKCKTNVEEEESVFYSFVILHAEEDIDLAERMKEKLEALNIALGATFSQDFAIPGRSTLTCIEEAIDNSAFTLLLLTSNFNTRLLEIETNSALMNSINNRHKYNTVIPLHPKENCMLKERMPKLLQILVPLKENEMFEKKAKKAINPAKIEDQRQVWRKEQRVKEQRRRKERAREDIKLQMDLICESKEADKLQQEWKPNLPLGELNIQHPLTSPRPNIHIENASYIIIGNDSKMTVGLDRNSFGDND, from the coding sequence TGTATCCCTTGAAAGAAGACAAAACAATTATTACACTtcagaaaaagatggagagagaagatagaACGATAAGAGAAGACAGTCTTGAAGGTGGGACAGAACTGGTGGATGTCTTTAGGATACTCTCAGATTTACCAAAGGAGAGACTGCATAGCCTGACATTAAAGTTGGGCAGCAGCCCAGCTGAGAAGCTCACACATGCCATGTCCCTTATTAGTCttaggagagggacagaggcccTGGATAAGCTCCAGACCCTAGAAGGAAATGGCATTGCTAAATATCTATCTGAAAGGGTAAACATTTGTGGAGTGACGTTAAATAACTTCAGAGTGGACAGAACAGCAATGGCAGAAGACAACTTAATATATCTGGCCAGGATTTTCAAGTTGTTGGCTGAGGAGAGGTTGTGCgaaacatttctaagagattgtGCATATAAGAGAGCCCTTAAAGCTTGCAGGCACACGGAAGGTACTTATAAGGAAGGTCAAAAGTACACACACTTGGATCAGCTGAAAAAAGAAGCAAAAAAGGTCTGTGGTCCTCGGATTGAAGATGTCATTCAGGATACATTTTCCTTCAAGAACTTACCATCAGGAGAGTACTGTTCTTCATTACATGAATCAAATACAGCTTTGAAAACTCAAACTTCTGGAAATCATCCACTGAGCAACCAAAGTCTGCCTTCTTCTCTACAGACGTACATCTCCCAAGGTCTCCCCACTCATTTAGAGATCAGTGTATCTGAAGATAAAATATTTTCCAAGCTCCCACCTAACCAGATGGAATCACCTGCTGCACATTGTTTTGATAATACAGAAAAAGATGTAttacaatactacagtaaatCTCAGATGACAAATGGACCTCCACCTATTAACAAAGTTAATACATCCATCTCACCTCACATTCCCTCTTCTTCAGCTCAGAATTGTTCCCCCTCCATGAAAACTGAGACCAATCCGAACACTTTTccaaaatgtaaaacaaatgtGGAGGAAGAAGAGTCAGTCTTTTACTCGTTTGTGATCCTGCATGCTGAAGAGGATATAGATTTGGCTGAAAGGATGAAAGAAAAATTAGAGGCTCTGAACATTGCTTTAGGAGCAACTTTCTCCCAGGACTTTGCAATCCCTGGCAGGAGCACTCTTACGTGCATAGAAGAAGCCATTGACAACTCAGCCTTCACTCTTCTGCTACTTACGAGTAACTTCAACACCCGTCTTCTGGAAATTGAAACTAATTCAGCTCTAATGAACTCTATTAACAACCGACATAAGTACAACACTGTCATCCCTCTGCACCCAAAAGAAAATTGTATGCTCAAAGAAAGAATGCCAAAACTTCTGCAGATTTTGGTTCCATTAAAAGAGAATGAGATGTTTGAGAAAAAAGCAAAAAAAGCCATCAACCCAGCAAAGATTGAAGACCAGAGGCAGGTGTGGAGGAAAGAGCAAAGGGTGAAGGAAcaaaggagaagaaaggagagagcgcGTGAAGATATCAAGCTACAAATGGATTTAATCTGTGAAAGCAAGGAGGCTGATAAGCTACAGCAGGAATGGAAGCCTAATTTGCCACTGGGTGAACTCAACATCCAACATCCCTTGACGTCCCCTAGACCTAATATTCATATTGAGAATGCTAGTTACATAATAATTGGTAATGATTCCAAAATGACGGTGGGTTTAGATAGGAATAGCTTTGGGGACAATGATTAG